In Mariluticola halotolerans, one DNA window encodes the following:
- the tolQ gene encoding protein TolQ, which produces MESMDAVSAAGEVDFSLLALFFQADWVVKLVMLGLLGASVWSWAIIIDKSMLYNRARRAMNRFDKTFWSGQSLEELYQTLSQRTVTGLDAVFVAAMKEWKRSHEQNASSPIGLQARLEKVLDVAIGRESDVLEKNLGFLATVASASPFVGLFGTVWGIMNAFQSIAGSKSTSLAVVAPGIAEALFATALGLLAAIPATIAYNKLSSDSGKLTARLESFADEFSTILSRQLEARSKR; this is translated from the coding sequence GAGAAGTCGACTTCTCGTTGCTGGCGCTGTTTTTTCAGGCGGATTGGGTCGTCAAGCTGGTCATGCTTGGGCTGTTGGGCGCGTCGGTCTGGTCGTGGGCGATCATTATCGACAAATCCATGCTGTATAACCGGGCGCGCCGGGCGATGAACCGGTTCGACAAGACCTTCTGGTCCGGCCAGTCGCTTGAAGAATTGTATCAGACGCTGTCACAGCGCACCGTGACCGGTCTTGATGCAGTATTCGTTGCAGCGATGAAGGAATGGAAACGCAGTCACGAGCAGAACGCGTCCTCGCCGATCGGCTTGCAGGCCCGGCTTGAGAAAGTGCTCGATGTTGCCATTGGTCGCGAAAGCGATGTGCTCGAGAAAAATCTCGGTTTTCTGGCAACTGTTGCCTCCGCTTCGCCCTTTGTGGGCCTGTTCGGCACGGTATGGGGCATCATGAATGCTTTCCAGTCGATCGCCGGTTCCAAAAGCACCAGTCTGGCCGTTGTGGCGCCGGGCATTGCCGAGGCGCTGTTTGCCACAGCCCTTGGCCTTCTGGCCGCTATTCCCGCAACCATTGCCTATAACAAATTGTCCTCGGATTCAGGCAAGCTGACCGCCCGGCTGGAGAGTTTTGCAGACGAGTTTTCAACGATCCTGTCACGGCAACTTGAAGCGCGGAGCAAGCGCTGA
- the tolR gene encoding protein TolR, with the protein MGMSVGAGKTGRRRGRRGRSAPMSEINVTPMVDVMLVLLIVFMVAAPLLTVGVPIDLPETQAKSLNTEAKPITVSVTPEGQVYLLEDVVPVEELVARINEIAVNGTDERIYVRGDASAGYGTVMQVMGALSGAGYSKIGLITEQVQGQ; encoded by the coding sequence ATGGGTATGTCCGTTGGAGCCGGTAAAACCGGACGCCGCCGGGGCCGCAGAGGCCGTTCCGCGCCCATGTCCGAAATCAACGTCACCCCGATGGTTGACGTCATGCTGGTGCTGTTGATCGTTTTCATGGTCGCAGCACCCTTGCTGACTGTGGGTGTGCCAATCGATCTGCCCGAGACACAGGCCAAATCGCTCAACACGGAAGCCAAGCCAATCACCGTGTCCGTGACGCCAGAGGGGCAGGTCTATTTGCTTGAGGATGTGGTGCCAGTGGAAGAACTTGTGGCCCGGATCAACGAGATTGCCGTCAACGGCACCGATGAGCGCATTTATGTGCGCGGTGATGCCAGTGCTGGATATGGCACGGTCATGCAGGTCATGGGTGCCCTGTCGGGTGCCGGCTATTCCAAAATCGGTTTGATCACCGAGCAGGTACAGGGGCAGTGA